One Halolamina litorea genomic window carries:
- a CDS encoding PLP-dependent cysteine synthase family protein, whose protein sequence is MTTHREPLDSVLDAIGETPLVRVHDGPDAVPVYAKLESFNPGASIKDRIGKYMLEGMLERGDVAPGGTVIEPTAGNTGIGIAVAAGQLDLNAVFVVPERFSVEKQTLMRALGAEVINTPSEDGMPRAIERAHELAEELDNAAVPQQFSNPLNAEAHYETTAPEIYDALDGEVGALVAGCGTAGTLMGMARYGREQHPDTHVVAVEPEGSLYGTLVGEDREEGEYKTEGIGTHDTSTNELFDPELVDAVHAVPDEDSHAEVQRLAAEEAHLVASSAGANAVAAKKVARGIADGEIDAPYDAVVTVFPDSSERYLSKGIYGEYEEWEG, encoded by the coding sequence ATGACAACTCATCGGGAACCTCTCGACTCGGTTCTCGACGCCATCGGCGAGACGCCGTTGGTCCGCGTCCACGACGGTCCCGACGCGGTCCCGGTGTACGCCAAACTCGAGTCGTTCAACCCCGGCGCGAGCATCAAAGACCGCATCGGGAAGTACATGCTCGAAGGCATGTTGGAGCGGGGCGACGTGGCGCCGGGCGGGACGGTGATCGAGCCGACCGCCGGCAACACCGGCATCGGCATCGCCGTCGCCGCGGGACAACTGGACCTGAACGCGGTGTTCGTCGTCCCCGAGCGCTTCTCCGTCGAGAAACAGACGCTGATGCGCGCGCTGGGGGCCGAGGTGATCAACACGCCCAGCGAGGACGGGATGCCCCGCGCCATCGAGCGCGCCCACGAACTCGCGGAGGAACTCGACAACGCTGCCGTCCCCCAGCAGTTCTCGAACCCGCTCAACGCCGAGGCCCACTACGAGACGACCGCCCCGGAGATCTACGACGCCCTCGACGGCGAGGTCGGGGCGCTGGTCGCCGGCTGTGGCACCGCGGGCACGCTGATGGGGATGGCCCGCTACGGCCGCGAACAGCACCCCGACACCCACGTCGTCGCCGTCGAACCCGAGGGCTCGCTCTACGGCACCCTCGTCGGCGAGGACCGCGAGGAGGGCGAGTACAAGACCGAGGGGATCGGCACCCACGACACCTCGACCAACGAACTGTTCGACCCGGAACTGGTGGACGCAGTCCACGCGGTTCCCGACGAGGACTCCCACGCCGAAGTCCAGCGCCTCGCCGCCGAGGAAGCCCACCTCGTCGCCTCCAGCGCCGGCGCCAACGCGGTGGCCGCCAAGAAGGTCGCCCGAGGGATCGCCGACGGCGAGATCGACGCCCCCTACGACGCCGTCGTGACGGTGTTCCCCGACTCCAGCGAGCGCTACCTCTCGAAGGGGATCTACGGCGAGTACGAGGAGTGGGAAGGGTAG
- a CDS encoding DUF5798 family protein, which translates to MVGLGSTAQKLQTVAEKAEKVYKRMNELREEVEETQQSVEETNSRVGTVEEELAEQRAVLDAIAEKHDIDVEAVAAEVHINEAENGADEGADEGTEEEAATGGD; encoded by the coding sequence ATGGTTGGACTCGGAAGCACCGCACAGAAGTTGCAGACTGTCGCGGAGAAAGCCGAAAAGGTGTACAAGCGGATGAACGAACTCCGCGAGGAGGTCGAGGAGACCCAACAGAGCGTCGAGGAGACGAACTCCCGCGTCGGCACCGTCGAGGAGGAACTGGCCGAACAGCGCGCCGTCCTCGACGCCATCGCGGAGAAACACGACATCGACGTGGAGGCCGTCGCCGCCGAGGTCCACATCAACGAGGCCGAGAACGGCGCCGATGAGGGCGCTGATGAGGGCACCGAGGAGGAGGCAGCGACCGGCGGGGACTGA